One region of Limnospira fusiformis SAG 85.79 genomic DNA includes:
- a CDS encoding glycosyltransferase family 4 protein yields the protein MKVQPHDFKKLKISIISPEMSGAGVVRSFLLAQALKMLNYQVEILGFLVEGKNIYVTPAFDVSIFSVAVDDNYQNFISASPKILEKVDGDIIYAVKPRSSSFGISLIKKVMSRRPLVLDIDDWELSWQGGDDWKYSPNPKQLAKDILKKDGVLRNPDYRFYLKLMEKLVSYSDAVTVNTKFIQNRFGGVYLPNGKDTTLFDPSKYNPEMSRSRYHLSEYKILMFPGAPRPYKGVEDVLMALDLIDQSDFKLVIVGGSPYDNYDDILMETWGRWIIKLPNFPAERMPEIVAAAHVIVVPQRDHPATRAQFPLKLTDGMSMAKPVLASRVGDIPEILGDTGYLVEPNSPEQIADTLQLIFQDLHVANDRGLQARKRCVELYSIEAMANVLSNVIDQVM from the coding sequence ATGAAAGTCCAACCCCATGATTTCAAAAAATTGAAAATTTCGATCATCAGCCCAGAAATGTCGGGGGCTGGAGTGGTGAGGTCTTTTTTGCTCGCCCAAGCTTTAAAAATGCTAAATTATCAAGTAGAAATTCTGGGTTTTTTGGTAGAAGGTAAAAATATTTATGTGACTCCAGCTTTTGATGTTTCTATTTTCTCCGTAGCCGTAGATGATAATTATCAAAATTTCATATCCGCATCCCCAAAAATTCTTGAAAAAGTTGATGGAGATATCATTTATGCGGTTAAACCCAGAAGCAGCAGCTTCGGTATTTCTCTAATTAAAAAAGTCATGAGTCGTCGCCCCTTAGTGTTAGATATAGATGACTGGGAACTCAGTTGGCAGGGAGGGGATGACTGGAAGTATAGCCCAAATCCGAAGCAATTAGCCAAAGATATCTTGAAGAAAGATGGGGTTCTCAGGAATCCAGACTATCGTTTCTATTTAAAGTTGATGGAGAAATTAGTGTCCTATAGTGATGCCGTGACTGTCAATACTAAGTTTATTCAAAATCGCTTTGGTGGTGTATATTTGCCCAATGGCAAAGATACGACTTTATTCGATCCGAGCAAATATAATCCCGAGATGAGTAGAAGTCGTTATCACCTCAGCGAATATAAAATACTAATGTTTCCCGGCGCTCCCAGACCCTATAAAGGGGTAGAAGATGTATTGATGGCTCTCGATCTGATTGACCAGTCGGATTTCAAGTTGGTAATTGTTGGGGGTAGCCCCTATGATAATTATGATGATATACTCATGGAAACGTGGGGACGCTGGATTATCAAATTGCCAAACTTTCCAGCCGAAAGGATGCCGGAGATCGTTGCCGCCGCCCATGTTATTGTGGTTCCCCAGCGCGATCACCCGGCGACTAGGGCGCAGTTTCCCCTGAAGCTGACCGATGGAATGTCTATGGCTAAACCTGTCTTGGCGAGCCGAGTTGGTGACATTCCCGAAATTTTAGGAGATACTGGGTATTTGGTCGAACCGAACTCTCCTGAACAAATTGCTGACACACTCCAACTGATATTTCAAGATTTACACGTTGCTAATGATAGAGGATTACAGGCTAGAAAAAGATGTGTAGAATTGTACAGTATTGAGGCGATGGCAAATGTTCTGTCTAATGTGATTGATCAAGTCATGTAA
- a CDS encoding glycosyltransferase: protein MKVIHSLSWYFPQSSGGTEVYVDGLVQELRSLGIESVVGASLNGTKEQSYQHNNISVYRYPLFPNPTQAQLYELEPPTGFNYFSSWLADHKSDIYHQHSWRFGCGVHHLNCAKENGLKTLVTIHMPEPLCLRGTMMLHGQHPCDGKIQDVRCSQCLGLPAKVPNWAIQGLSRVPSSLATNFQTQLKTSSSVRLQQLGRTIGTPPKVINHQKKLHRMFELSDLVIAPCQWIYDGLIANGFAREKIVLCRQGVSNFNRNFEKKQSQEKKLKIGFLGRWQDTKGAQMLAEAVHRLPPNCPVELIIHGMGGSKQDLANREKVMALASTDSRIKIADQLAREDVPKALAQLDLLAVPSQWLETGPLVVLEALAVGTPVIGSKQGGIAELVRHGIDGWLVPVTVEAWQEAIAYLAVRRDVVHQLSQSIKPVRTMKEVSKEMVVLYQKVLN, encoded by the coding sequence ATGAAAGTCATCCACAGTCTAAGTTGGTATTTTCCCCAGAGTTCCGGTGGTACAGAGGTCTATGTTGATGGTTTGGTGCAAGAGTTGCGATCCCTAGGAATAGAAAGTGTTGTTGGTGCTTCCCTAAATGGAACAAAGGAGCAGAGCTACCAACATAATAACATTTCCGTTTATCGTTATCCTTTATTTCCAAATCCGACTCAGGCACAACTTTACGAACTCGAACCTCCAACCGGTTTCAACTATTTTTCATCGTGGTTAGCCGACCATAAATCAGATATATACCACCAGCACTCTTGGCGATTCGGCTGTGGAGTACACCACCTTAATTGTGCTAAGGAAAACGGTTTAAAAACTTTAGTGACCATTCATATGCCAGAACCCTTATGTCTTAGGGGTACTATGATGCTACATGGCCAACATCCCTGTGATGGAAAAATTCAAGACGTGCGCTGTAGTCAATGCTTGGGATTGCCGGCAAAAGTGCCGAATTGGGCAATACAAGGATTAAGTCGAGTGCCCTCGTCTTTAGCCACGAATTTTCAAACTCAATTAAAAACTTCGAGTTCGGTTCGATTGCAGCAGTTAGGAAGGACAATAGGTACACCTCCAAAAGTTATAAATCATCAAAAAAAACTGCACAGAATGTTCGAGCTTTCAGACCTGGTTATTGCGCCTTGCCAGTGGATTTATGACGGCTTAATTGCGAACGGTTTTGCCAGAGAAAAAATTGTTTTGTGTCGCCAAGGAGTCTCGAATTTTAATAGAAATTTTGAAAAAAAGCAGAGCCAAGAAAAAAAATTAAAAATCGGCTTTTTAGGACGTTGGCAGGATACTAAAGGAGCGCAAATGTTGGCAGAAGCAGTACATCGCCTGCCACCAAATTGTCCGGTAGAACTGATTATTCATGGTATGGGTGGAAGTAAACAAGATCTGGCGAATCGAGAAAAAGTGATGGCTTTGGCATCTACCGACTCCCGAATTAAAATAGCCGATCAACTTGCGAGGGAAGACGTTCCAAAGGCTTTGGCACAATTGGATCTCTTGGCCGTACCTTCCCAGTGGTTGGAAACGGGGCCTCTTGTCGTTCTCGAAGCTTTGGCTGTGGGGACTCCAGTTATCGGTTCCAAACAAGGTGGAATTGCTGAATTAGTCCGTCACGGCATCGATGGTTGGCTGGTTCCCGTCACTGTAGAAGCTTGGCAAGAAGCCATTGCCTATCTCGCTGTGAGGCGAGATGTAGTCCACCAATTAAGTCAGTCTATAAAGCCAGTCCGGACGATGAAAGAAGTTAGTAAAGAAATGGTTGTACTTTATCAAAAAGTGTTGAATTAA
- a CDS encoding sulfotransferase family protein gives MASYRSEDVKIEVRITAAPMTMPNFLIIGAAKSGTSSLEYYLKQHPQIYMSYAEEMHFFAFENQKLNFQGIGDISLMRRAVTSLDDYQAQFQDVSEEIAIGEKSAWYLYHPKVPERIKHYIPNVKLITVLRNPVDRAYSSFLHLIRDYSEPIHDLEVALEAEPQRIDNNWEYLWHYQQAGFDYQQLQRYFDIFAPEQIGIFIYEDYRKNPEKFLVTIFDFLCVDKTFKPDLSKKINVGKLKAKVPKNQTFHNFGSEPNIIKSMVKNFLPISLRERIREGLKQTNLGQPPLQPQVRKKTLRYLSVRYYEFRKVDFQRLVSMVRTINRPINCLIDSI, from the coding sequence TTGGCGAGTTACAGAAGTGAAGATGTAAAAATTGAAGTGAGGATAACAGCAGCTCCAATGACAATGCCAAATTTTCTTATTATCGGTGCTGCGAAGTCAGGAACCAGTTCTTTAGAATATTATCTCAAGCAGCATCCACAGATTTACATGAGTTATGCTGAAGAAATGCACTTTTTTGCATTTGAGAACCAGAAATTGAACTTTCAAGGAATTGGCGACATTTCTTTGATGCGACGGGCTGTTACCAGCCTAGATGATTACCAAGCTCAATTTCAAGATGTTTCTGAGGAAATAGCAATTGGTGAAAAATCAGCTTGGTATCTTTACCATCCGAAAGTACCGGAAAGAATCAAGCATTACATTCCAAACGTTAAACTCATCACTGTACTTCGCAACCCAGTAGATAGGGCTTATTCGAGTTTTTTGCATCTCATTCGGGATTACAGTGAGCCGATTCATGATTTGGAAGTGGCTCTGGAAGCGGAACCACAGCGCATTGACAACAATTGGGAATATTTGTGGCATTATCAACAGGCTGGATTTGATTACCAGCAGCTTCAACGATATTTCGATATATTTGCTCCTGAACAAATTGGAATTTTTATTTATGAAGACTACCGGAAAAATCCAGAAAAGTTTCTTGTAACTATTTTTGATTTTTTGTGTGTAGACAAAACATTCAAGCCGGACTTGTCAAAGAAAATAAATGTGGGAAAACTAAAGGCAAAAGTTCCTAAAAACCAGACCTTCCATAATTTTGGGAGTGAACCCAATATCATTAAATCTATGGTTAAAAATTTTTTACCTATCAGCTTGAGGGAAAGGATTCGGGAGGGACTCAAACAGACAAATTTAGGTCAGCCTCCACTCCAGCCCCAAGTCAGAAAAAAAACTCTTAGATATCTATCGGTCAGATATTATGAATTTAGAAAGGTTGATTTCCAAAGACTTGTCTCGATGGTTAGAACCATAAATAGACCCATAAACTGTTTGATTGATTCAATATGA
- a CDS encoding glycosyltransferase, with product MKVSIIVSDLSSQGAGRWGGAVRPFLLAKALKKIGCEVEIVGFSRRDKEGLSSSPDVPIIAIPTHPSYPRFLASVPKFFSHITGDIIYVYKSKLPTLGIALLHKIKSGCPVIVDIDDWELSWSGGDEYQYKPSVFQLLKDILEPGGALHNTDHSIYLRWAEKLVAKADAVTIHTQFLHDRFGGIYLPNGKDTALFDPSLYNPENSREKYGLSNYRILMFPGAPTYSKGVQDVLTALDILNQSDIRLVIVGGSPYDDYDQQLTEKWGRWIIKLPKSPPAVMPEIVAAAHIIVVPQRDTPRSRAQFPLKLTDGMAMAKPVLAARVGDIPEILGDTGYLVDPSSPEQIADTLQLIFSDLEAANNRALKARERCKEFYSIEAMANVLSGVIEKVL from the coding sequence ATGAAAGTTTCCATAATTGTTAGCGATTTATCCTCCCAAGGTGCAGGCCGGTGGGGTGGTGCTGTGCGACCATTTTTGTTGGCTAAAGCCCTCAAAAAAATAGGCTGTGAGGTGGAAATCGTTGGTTTCTCTCGCCGAGATAAAGAAGGGTTAAGCTCTAGTCCAGATGTGCCAATCATTGCCATCCCCACTCATCCGTCCTATCCCAGGTTTTTGGCTTCAGTACCCAAATTTTTTAGTCACATTACTGGAGATATTATTTATGTTTATAAGTCCAAACTACCTACATTAGGTATAGCTTTACTGCACAAAATCAAAAGTGGCTGTCCAGTAATTGTAGATATAGATGATTGGGAGTTAAGTTGGAGTGGTGGTGATGAGTATCAATATAAACCCTCTGTATTTCAATTATTAAAGGATATATTGGAACCCGGTGGAGCATTGCACAACACCGATCATTCAATATATCTAAGATGGGCAGAAAAGTTAGTGGCTAAGGCTGATGCTGTCACTATCCACACCCAGTTTCTACACGATCGCTTTGGTGGGATTTACCTACCTAATGGTAAAGATACCGCACTGTTTGACCCGTCTCTGTACAATCCAGAAAATAGTCGTGAGAAATATGGTCTCAGTAATTATCGCATCCTAATGTTTCCCGGCGCTCCCACCTATTCTAAAGGGGTACAAGATGTTTTAACAGCATTGGACATCTTAAATCAGTCAGATATCAGATTAGTAATTGTTGGTGGTAGTCCTTATGACGACTATGATCAGCAATTGACAGAAAAATGGGGGCGATGGATTATCAAACTTCCCAAGTCTCCACCTGCTGTTATGCCGGAAATTGTAGCTGCTGCCCATATTATTGTGGTTCCTCAAAGAGATACTCCCAGGTCTCGAGCTCAGTTTCCTTTAAAACTTACAGACGGAATGGCAATGGCTAAACCTGTGTTAGCTGCTCGTGTTGGCGATATTCCTGAAATTTTAGGGGATACAGGTTACTTAGTTGATCCTAGTTCACCTGAACAAATTGCGGATACGTTACAATTAATCTTTTCCGATTTAGAAGCAGCTAATAACAGAGCATTAAAAGCCAGGGAAAGATGTAAAGAGTTTTACAGCATTGAAGCTATGGCTAATGTTTTATCTGGTGTGATAGAAAAAGTCCTATAG
- a CDS encoding GtrA family protein, with amino-acid sequence MYPFSSSGSGSGCGDMKPHNGKVVNTCTPEIYGLLPVPEGPLRISGEVPQPTDLDRPSILLSVAIPTFRESQNIPILIDRLTGLLDQVIPRQYELIVIDDDSPDRTWEVATNIATYYPQLRVMRRRGERGLSTAVIRGWQVALGEILAVIDADLQHPLDTILQLWSQIQCGADLAVASRHVSGGGVSDWSLARRILSRGAQMLGLMILPGVVGRVSDPMSGYFMLRRDTLANIDLNPVGYKILIEVLGRGRIANIQEVGYVFQERQEGYSKVTSRQYFEYLQHLLRLRIDNWPVGRFVRFAVVGFSGLFVDMAIFYLLLDGWGLPLTLSAVLSAEMAIINNFIWNDQWTFRDLSRQQSGGHRRLKRLLKFNLICLMGLGLNVIILNLLVSVLGLNAYMAKLGAIAIVTFWNFWVNLKLSWRVTEVKP; translated from the coding sequence ATGTATCCCTTTTCTAGTTCCGGTTCCGGTTCCGGTTGTGGTGACATGAAGCCACACAATGGTAAAGTTGTCAATACTTGCACCCCAGAGATTTATGGTCTTTTACCTGTTCCCGAAGGTCCGTTAAGGATTTCTGGAGAAGTTCCACAACCAACGGATTTGGATCGTCCGTCAATTCTGCTGTCCGTAGCTATTCCCACTTTTCGGGAAAGCCAAAATATACCCATCTTGATTGATCGCCTCACCGGGTTATTAGATCAAGTCATTCCTAGACAGTATGAGTTGATTGTAATTGACGATGATAGCCCCGATCGGACTTGGGAAGTCGCCACCAACATAGCTACTTATTATCCCCAGTTGCGGGTTATGCGCCGCCGAGGAGAAAGGGGTCTATCAACCGCCGTAATTAGAGGCTGGCAGGTGGCGTTGGGTGAGATTTTAGCTGTCATTGATGCTGACCTACAACACCCCCTAGACACCATACTACAATTGTGGTCGCAAATCCAGTGTGGGGCTGATTTAGCTGTCGCTAGTCGTCATGTTTCTGGGGGTGGGGTCAGTGATTGGAGTTTGGCGCGACGGATTTTGTCTCGTGGCGCACAAATGCTGGGGTTGATGATTTTACCCGGGGTAGTGGGTCGGGTTTCTGATCCTATGAGTGGTTATTTTATGCTGCGGCGCGATACCCTGGCTAATATCGACCTCAACCCCGTGGGATACAAGATTTTGATTGAGGTATTGGGTCGGGGGAGAATTGCTAACATTCAGGAAGTCGGCTATGTGTTCCAAGAACGTCAGGAGGGGTATAGTAAAGTTACCAGTAGGCAGTATTTTGAGTATTTACAGCATTTGCTAAGATTGCGGATCGATAATTGGCCAGTGGGTCGGTTTGTCAGATTTGCAGTGGTCGGGTTTAGTGGCTTATTTGTCGATATGGCTATCTTTTATCTGTTATTAGATGGCTGGGGTTTACCCCTGACCCTAAGTGCAGTGCTATCGGCGGAAATGGCGATTATCAATAACTTTATCTGGAATGATCAATGGACTTTTCGGGATTTGTCTCGCCAACAGTCTGGCGGTCATCGAAGACTTAAAAGATTGTTAAAATTTAATCTGATTTGCCTGATGGGGTTAGGATTGAATGTAATCATACTCAACCTGTTGGTTTCGGTGTTGGGCTTAAATGCCTATATGGCTAAATTGGGTGCGATCGCGATCGTGACATTTTGGAATTTCTGGGTTAACCTCAAATTGAGTTGGCGAGTTACAGAGGTCAAACCATAA
- the trxA gene encoding thioredoxin, which produces MGIMAVKKQFQNFQELLESSEVPVLVDFYATWCGPCQMMAPILQEVNQEMKEQIQIVKIDTDKYPKIASDYQIEALPTLIFFKNGQPVDRFEGVKRAPELIKWLYGLL; this is translated from the coding sequence ATGGGGATTATGGCAGTTAAAAAGCAGTTTCAGAATTTTCAGGAACTTCTTGAGAGTTCCGAAGTCCCTGTTTTGGTGGACTTTTACGCCACTTGGTGCGGTCCCTGTCAAATGATGGCTCCGATTTTGCAGGAAGTTAACCAAGAGATGAAAGAACAAATCCAAATCGTCAAAATTGACACCGATAAATATCCTAAAATTGCCTCGGATTATCAAATAGAAGCTCTCCCAACTTTGATATTTTTTAAAAATGGTCAACCGGTAGACCGTTTTGAAGGGGTTAAACGCGCACCAGAACTGATTAAATGGCTTTATGGGTTGCTGTAA
- the fabG gene encoding 3-oxoacyl-[acyl-carrier-protein] reductase, with protein MEMLPESMQQLKQQVALVTGASRGIGSAIALELAQQGAKVVVNYASSSTAAEKVVAEITEAGGEARAMKADVSQAEEVDQLIKDIVDQCGGINILVNNAGITRDTLLLRMKPSDWEAVINLNLTGVFLCCRAVAKIMLKARSGRIINIASVAGQMGNPGQANYSAAKAGVIGLTKTLAKEFATRGVLVNAVAPGFIATDMTKDLKNTEEILKFIPLGRYGEPKEVAGLVRFLAADPAAAYITGQVINVDGGMVMA; from the coding sequence ATGGAAATGTTACCAGAATCAATGCAGCAGTTAAAACAGCAGGTGGCCTTAGTAACTGGTGCATCTAGGGGTATTGGTTCAGCGATCGCATTAGAACTGGCCCAACAAGGGGCTAAAGTAGTTGTCAACTATGCCAGTTCTAGCACAGCCGCCGAGAAAGTAGTAGCGGAAATTACCGAAGCCGGAGGAGAGGCGCGCGCCATGAAAGCGGACGTATCCCAAGCCGAGGAAGTAGATCAGCTAATCAAAGATATTGTAGACCAGTGTGGTGGCATCAATATCCTAGTCAACAACGCTGGTATCACCCGCGACACCCTATTGTTGAGGATGAAACCCTCCGACTGGGAAGCCGTAATCAACCTTAACCTAACCGGAGTGTTTCTATGCTGTCGCGCGGTAGCTAAAATCATGCTGAAAGCGCGATCGGGTAGGATCATCAATATTGCTTCCGTGGCGGGTCAAATGGGGAACCCCGGTCAAGCCAACTACAGCGCCGCCAAAGCCGGAGTCATAGGTTTAACCAAAACCCTAGCCAAAGAATTTGCGACTCGGGGAGTGTTAGTTAATGCCGTCGCCCCGGGTTTTATAGCCACAGACATGACCAAAGACTTAAAAAACACCGAAGAGATCCTGAAATTTATTCCCCTAGGTCGTTACGGTGAACCCAAAGAAGTCGCCGGGTTAGTCAGATTTTTGGCTGCTGACCCCGCCGCCGCCTATATCACGGGTCAGGTTATCAATGTTGATGGTGGCATGGTCATGGCTTAG
- the groL gene encoding chaperonin GroEL (60 kDa chaperone family; promotes refolding of misfolded polypeptides especially under stressful conditions; forms two stacked rings of heptamers to form a barrel-shaped 14mer; ends can be capped by GroES; misfolded proteins enter the barrel where they are refolded when GroES binds) yields MAKIVAFDEESRRAIERGVNALADAVRVTLGPRGRNVLIEKKFGVPDIVSDGITVAKAIELGDPLENTGARLIQEVAAKTNDVAGDGTTTAAVLAQAMIQEGLKNVAAGANPVALRRGIDKTVQYLVKEIESLAKPVEGSAIEQVATVSAGNDKEVGEMIALAMDKVTKDGVITVEESKSLTTELEVVEGMQIDRGYISPYFITDSERMTVELDNARVLITDKKISAIQDIVSVLEKVARSGQPLLIIAEDIDGEALATLVVNKARGVLNVAAIKAPGFGERRKAMLQDIAILTGGQLISEEIGLNLETATVEMLGTATKVTINKDSTTIVSGSGHQGEIQQRVEQLRKQLAETDSEYDQEKLQERIAKLAGGVAVIKVGAATETELKSRKLRIEDALNATKAAVDEGIVPGGGTTLIHLVKKVEQLAATFSIEEEKLGAKIVARALEAPLRQIANNSGVEGSVIVEQVRNSDSNIGYNALTGNFEDLIVAGILDPAKVVRSSLQNAGSIAGMVITTEVLVVEKPEPKPAMPDMDGMGGMGGMGGMGGMGGMGGMGMM; encoded by the coding sequence ATGGCGAAAATCGTAGCCTTTGACGAAGAATCACGGCGAGCGATCGAGCGGGGAGTCAACGCCCTAGCAGACGCAGTTCGTGTTACCCTCGGTCCAAGAGGTCGCAATGTACTGATAGAGAAAAAATTTGGCGTACCGGATATTGTCAGTGATGGAATTACCGTAGCCAAAGCGATCGAATTAGGAGATCCCCTAGAAAATACAGGCGCGCGGTTAATTCAAGAAGTAGCAGCGAAAACCAATGATGTGGCTGGAGATGGTACTACCACAGCAGCAGTTTTGGCTCAAGCCATGATACAGGAAGGCTTGAAGAATGTGGCGGCGGGTGCGAACCCCGTGGCTTTGCGGCGGGGAATTGATAAAACCGTTCAGTATCTGGTCAAAGAAATTGAATCCTTAGCTAAACCCGTCGAAGGAAGTGCGATCGAACAGGTAGCCACAGTTTCCGCCGGGAATGATAAGGAAGTGGGAGAGATGATCGCCCTAGCCATGGACAAAGTGACCAAAGACGGAGTAATCACCGTTGAGGAGTCCAAGTCCCTAACCACCGAATTAGAAGTTGTGGAAGGGATGCAAATCGATCGCGGTTATATTTCCCCCTACTTCATCACCGATAGCGAACGGATGACAGTAGAGTTAGACAATGCTCGTGTCCTGATCACCGATAAAAAAATCAGTGCCATTCAGGATATTGTTTCCGTCCTGGAAAAAGTCGCCCGTTCTGGTCAACCCCTGCTCATTATAGCCGAAGACATCGACGGGGAAGCCCTAGCCACCTTAGTTGTCAACAAAGCCCGGGGTGTGTTGAATGTAGCCGCTATTAAAGCCCCTGGTTTCGGCGAACGTCGGAAAGCCATGCTCCAAGATATTGCCATTCTTACCGGGGGTCAGTTGATTTCCGAAGAAATTGGCTTAAACTTGGAAACAGCCACCGTAGAGATGCTAGGAACAGCCACTAAAGTCACAATTAACAAGGACTCCACCACCATTGTTTCTGGTTCCGGTCATCAAGGTGAGATCCAACAGCGGGTCGAACAATTGCGTAAGCAACTGGCAGAAACTGATTCCGAATATGATCAGGAAAAACTGCAAGAACGTATTGCTAAGTTAGCTGGCGGTGTGGCGGTCATTAAAGTTGGTGCGGCTACCGAAACTGAACTGAAATCCCGTAAACTTCGTATTGAAGATGCTCTGAATGCCACTAAAGCTGCTGTGGATGAGGGAATTGTTCCCGGTGGCGGTACAACCTTAATTCACTTGGTCAAAAAGGTAGAGCAACTGGCTGCAACTTTCAGCATAGAAGAGGAAAAGCTGGGAGCTAAAATTGTGGCACGAGCTTTGGAAGCACCTCTGCGTCAAATTGCTAATAATTCAGGGGTTGAGGGTTCTGTAATTGTTGAACAAGTCCGTAACAGTGACTCTAATATTGGTTACAATGCTTTAACGGGTAACTTTGAAGACTTGATTGTGGCAGGAATTTTAGACCCAGCCAAGGTGGTTCGCTCTTCCCTGCAAAATGCTGGCTCAATTGCGGGAATGGTGATTACCACTGAGGTTCTCGTGGTTGAGAAGCCTGAGCCTAAACCAGCAATGCCAGATATGGACGGCATGGGTGGTATGGGTGGTATGGGTGGTATGGGTGGCATGGGTGGCATGGGTGGCATGGGAATGATGTAA
- a CDS encoding hybrid sensor histidine kinase/response regulator, producing the protein MAKVLVIEDEETIRENLVELLEIEDFDVISAENGKLGVEQAHKHLPDLILCDVMMPELDGYGVLKELRSHMETATIPFIFLTAKADRDDLREGMNLGADDYLTKPCSMEELLTAIAIRLEKQSLIKQQSEIQIRELRENITHSLPHELRTPLNGIISNTELLLSNLDLFEPDEIKEILQDIRISGRRLYRLIINFLLYADLEIIGLNVEKVRSLRSIQVKDSQSVIIKAATQQAQEHQRETDLEFDLENATVQMAANQLEKVVVELIDNACKFSEPGTPIQVISQVGEEFLLLKISDRGRGMTPEQISKIGAHVQFERKLYEQQGSGLGLSIIKCIVELHGGQWRIESESNQQTTISLNLPLGLDVLPG; encoded by the coding sequence ATGGCTAAAGTTTTAGTAATTGAGGATGAAGAGACAATTCGGGAGAATTTGGTAGAATTACTGGAGATAGAAGATTTTGATGTGATCTCGGCTGAGAATGGCAAGTTGGGTGTAGAACAGGCTCACAAACATTTACCGGATTTAATTCTCTGTGATGTGATGATGCCTGAGTTAGATGGTTATGGAGTATTAAAGGAGTTAAGATCCCATATGGAAACGGCGACAATTCCGTTTATATTTTTAACGGCTAAAGCCGATCGCGATGATTTACGGGAGGGGATGAATTTAGGAGCGGATGATTACCTAACTAAACCCTGTTCTATGGAAGAATTGTTAACAGCGATCGCCATCAGATTAGAAAAACAGTCTTTAATCAAACAGCAATCGGAAATACAGATCCGGGAATTACGGGAAAATATCACCCATTCCCTCCCTCATGAATTACGAACTCCCCTAAATGGCATCATCAGTAATACGGAGTTACTACTCTCAAATTTAGACTTATTTGAACCGGATGAAATCAAGGAAATTTTGCAAGATATTCGGATTTCCGGTCGCCGCCTCTATCGTTTAATCATCAATTTTTTGCTATATGCAGATTTAGAAATTATCGGTTTAAATGTAGAAAAAGTGCGATCGCTCCGATCCATTCAGGTCAAAGACAGCCAATCAGTTATTATCAAAGCCGCCACCCAACAAGCCCAAGAACACCAAAGGGAGACAGACCTAGAATTTGACCTAGAAAATGCCACGGTACAGATGGCAGCTAACCAGCTTGAAAAAGTGGTAGTAGAATTGATTGATAATGCCTGTAAATTTTCGGAACCCGGTACACCAATTCAGGTAATTAGTCAAGTAGGTGAGGAATTTTTATTACTAAAAATAAGCGATCGCGGTCGAGGTATGACCCCGGAACAAATCAGTAAAATTGGCGCTCACGTACAATTTGAGCGAAAACTGTACGAACAGCAAGGCTCAGGACTAGGACTAAGTATTATTAAATGTATTGTAGAACTGCATGGCGGCCAGTGGAGAATTGAAAGCGAATCTAACCAACAAACCACCATTTCCCTAAACTTACCCCTAGGCTTGGATGTACTCCCAGGCTGA